One window of the Pyrinomonadaceae bacterium genome contains the following:
- a CDS encoding serine hydrolase domain-containing protein produces the protein MKKLIAATLLGVMSLSTVIAQPNKAASRGVQTPPNLEPFITDLHKGLYPDQIAPGAVVVVVKDSRVILLKGFGYADVEAKRPVTPQTVFYTASSSKPYLALTAARLDHKGTLDLDAPLSRFIPNVKLQAPLSPDAITLRDLLTHTHGISGGPVDFRLTLTGHGTTSQLVEALAQHPASRSGKDFAYSNIGYQVAGLAFDTSLKQSWKDLVQETVINPLGMKATTPYLSRANREQLAMPYEAATPGYKRLYYAKADANMHAAGGLVTTGEDQAKWLIMNINRGRVGRAQIFPAAVIAETHRRQVDQDTPFSWVRRYEYGLGWNIGSYEGEKLIHAHGAFSAFYAHVSFMPEHRLGVAVLTHESLLGDQFAENVAQYIYDSFLQTPGAKYRWEKRLAAAPQTGKRYREGLAAEYGRRAGRQKPLPHPLESYAGVYESFEGDRMEWKVVNGKLVVSYGPLWSEAEVYDAAKNELRVEIVPSSGNVIGFTFSGDRADGLTAGPVKFKRVR, from the coding sequence ATGAAAAAACTAATTGCGGCAACGCTACTAGGCGTGATGTCGCTCAGCACAGTTATCGCTCAGCCGAATAAAGCTGCGTCACGAGGTGTGCAAACGCCGCCTAACCTCGAGCCGTTCATCACCGACCTGCACAAGGGCTTATACCCCGATCAGATTGCTCCCGGCGCAGTCGTCGTGGTCGTCAAAGACTCGCGCGTGATCCTTCTGAAGGGGTTTGGCTACGCCGATGTGGAGGCCAAGCGGCCAGTCACGCCGCAGACGGTCTTCTATACCGCGTCGTCATCGAAACCGTACCTGGCGCTGACCGCGGCAAGGCTTGATCACAAAGGCACTTTGGATCTCGACGCGCCCCTGAGCCGGTTTATTCCAAACGTGAAGCTGCAAGCCCCGCTCTCACCGGACGCGATCACGTTGCGCGACCTGTTAACTCATACTCACGGAATCTCTGGCGGGCCCGTCGATTTCAGACTGACCTTGACCGGCCATGGCACGACCTCACAACTCGTGGAGGCGCTGGCCCAGCATCCGGCGTCAAGGTCGGGAAAAGATTTCGCTTACAGCAACATCGGTTATCAAGTAGCGGGTTTGGCTTTTGATACTTCGCTTAAGCAGAGCTGGAAGGATTTGGTTCAGGAAACGGTTATCAACCCGCTGGGAATGAAAGCCACCACGCCGTATCTTTCGCGCGCGAATCGCGAGCAGCTCGCAATGCCTTACGAAGCAGCCACGCCGGGTTACAAGCGACTCTATTACGCAAAGGCCGATGCAAATATGCACGCCGCCGGCGGCCTGGTTACTACCGGTGAAGATCAGGCGAAGTGGCTGATCATGAACATTAATCGTGGCAGAGTCGGCCGCGCGCAGATTTTTCCCGCCGCCGTAATTGCTGAGACTCATCGCCGGCAAGTTGATCAGGACACGCCGTTCTCGTGGGTGCGCCGGTACGAATATGGTCTCGGTTGGAACATTGGATCGTATGAAGGCGAAAAGTTGATTCACGCACACGGAGCCTTCTCAGCCTTCTATGCGCACGTCTCGTTCATGCCGGAACATCGGCTCGGCGTGGCGGTCTTAACGCACGAGTCATTACTGGGTGACCAGTTCGCGGAAAACGTGGCGCAGTACATCTATGACAGTTTCCTACAAACACCCGGCGCAAAATACCGTTGGGAGAAAAGACTGGCGGCCGCGCCGCAGACGGGAAAGAGGTACCGTGAAGGTTTGGCGGCGGAATACGGCAGACGCGCGGGGCGCCAAAAGCCGCTGCCGCATCCGCTGGAGTCTTATGCCGGCGTTTACGAGAGTTTCGAGGGCGATCGAATGGAATGGAAAGTCGTCAACGGCAAGTTGGTCGTATCGTACGGACCATTGTGGAGTGAGGCTGAGGTGTATGACGCCGCTAAGAATGAACTTCGCGTAGAAATAGTGCCCTCGAGCGGCAACGTGATCGGGTTCACGTTTTCCGGCGATCGAGCGGACGGTCTCACGGCCGGACCGGTGAAATTCAAGCGCGTGAGATAA
- a CDS encoding AraC family transcriptional regulator → MTPQSAARQTLTTRSSKRRAAFAGNVRVSESIYSPGDQQYKHAHSYATISIVLAGSLSESVGSKVEDAFPLSVVVKPGDTEHADRFGTIGARMFSVQFEPPIIQSLIDGDLKLSRWHWVHGGAVARWMLCLLQAYRRTALPNEELEEIVYEVLASLPTAKSMRAGSSPQWLERVRQDLDERFCEGVRVSDLAAQANVHPVYLARVFRRYVGCSITDYRTLLKARATAELLASSGVPLATAAHDCGFADQSHMGRSFKSVTGLTPSDYRTIVNGHRRAA, encoded by the coding sequence ATGACACCGCAATCCGCAGCCAGGCAAACTCTCACAACGCGAAGCTCGAAACGCCGCGCCGCATTTGCCGGCAATGTGCGCGTGAGCGAAAGCATCTATTCGCCAGGAGACCAGCAGTACAAGCACGCGCATTCGTACGCCACCATTTCAATTGTACTGGCCGGATCGCTGAGCGAGAGCGTGGGAAGCAAAGTTGAAGACGCTTTTCCTCTCAGCGTTGTCGTAAAGCCCGGCGACACGGAACATGCGGATCGGTTCGGAACCATCGGCGCCCGTATGTTCTCGGTCCAGTTTGAACCGCCAATCATCCAGTCGCTTATTGACGGCGATCTAAAACTCAGTCGCTGGCATTGGGTCCATGGCGGAGCGGTAGCGCGCTGGATGTTGTGTCTCTTACAGGCATACCGGCGCACCGCTCTTCCGAACGAAGAACTCGAGGAGATTGTGTACGAAGTCCTGGCTTCATTGCCTACGGCAAAGTCGATGCGAGCGGGGAGTTCTCCGCAATGGCTTGAACGCGTTCGGCAAGACCTGGACGAGAGATTTTGCGAGGGTGTCCGCGTTAGCGACCTGGCCGCGCAGGCAAATGTCCACCCCGTTTATCTGGCCCGCGTGTTCCGACGCTATGTCGGTTGTTCGATTACTGATTACCGGACGCTCTTGAAAGCGCGGGCTACCGCGGAGCTGCTGGCTTCGTCCGGCGTTCCGCTGGCCACTGCGGCCCACGACTGTGGATTCGCCGACCAGAGTCACATGGGCCGGTCCTTCAAATCAGTCACCGGATTGACTCCAAGTGATTACCGAACAATCGTGAACGGCCATCGGCGAGCTGCTTGA
- a CDS encoding TolC family protein: MTKAPSAVLLAVFCFSVAVAQSNKTKSRANVKPAPPAASELEQLRKQYVETTKEYKASLEKLLDLYKASVKKAEARRDKSKELFKEGLISRTQFEDSEQAVADEQLKIAGVQNQMKGAETQISQTMLEMEGEKEIARLRLKPKGGLIQTTSFIRYTGAGSWAISQAGKLEQFFQQTFKRPLPIAVFGQGAIHNRWHLDHRNAMDVSLHPDGAEGQALIDFMRRNGIPFSAFRGAIPGVATGPHIHIGRPSSRY; this comes from the coding sequence TTGACGAAAGCGCCAAGCGCAGTCCTGCTGGCGGTGTTCTGCTTTTCCGTGGCGGTCGCGCAGAGCAACAAAACGAAATCGCGAGCGAACGTCAAACCTGCGCCGCCGGCGGCTTCCGAGCTGGAACAACTCAGAAAGCAATACGTCGAGACAACGAAAGAATACAAAGCCAGTCTGGAAAAACTGCTCGACCTTTACAAAGCCAGCGTGAAGAAGGCCGAAGCCCGGCGCGACAAGTCCAAAGAGCTTTTCAAGGAAGGCCTGATTTCCAGGACGCAGTTTGAAGATAGCGAACAGGCGGTCGCCGATGAGCAACTTAAGATCGCCGGCGTTCAGAATCAGATGAAAGGCGCCGAGACGCAGATCTCGCAAACGATGCTCGAGATGGAAGGGGAAAAGGAAATTGCCAGGTTGCGACTGAAGCCAAAAGGCGGATTGATTCAGACGACCTCATTTATTCGCTACACGGGCGCCGGTAGTTGGGCCATCTCACAAGCGGGCAAGCTCGAGCAGTTCTTTCAACAGACTTTCAAACGTCCCTTGCCGATTGCTGTTTTCGGGCAGGGCGCGATTCACAATCGCTGGCACTTGGATCACCGCAATGCGATGGATGTTTCGCTGCATCCGGACGGAGCTGAAGGTCAGGCGCTAATCGATTTCATGCGCCGCAATGGAATCCCCTTTTCAGCATTTCGCGGTGCAATTCCCGGCGTAGCCACGGGACCGCATATTCACATTGGCCGGCCATCTAGCCGGTACTGA
- a CDS encoding cupin domain-containing protein: MEERTVTHYRWNEMAIEALSDSLARRVITGDRMMLAHVYLKKGCIVPRHSHDNEQITYILEGGLRFWIGADESQVIDVMAGEALHIPANVPHKAEALEDTLDVDVFSPPRQDWLDKTDDYLRSPGPGS; the protein is encoded by the coding sequence ATGGAAGAACGCACCGTCACACATTATCGCTGGAATGAAATGGCCATCGAGGCTCTCTCGGATTCGCTCGCGCGCCGGGTAATCACCGGCGATCGCATGATGCTCGCTCATGTGTATCTGAAGAAGGGCTGCATCGTGCCGCGCCACTCTCACGACAACGAACAGATCACCTATATCCTGGAAGGCGGCCTGCGGTTTTGGATTGGCGCGGACGAGTCACAGGTGATCGATGTGATGGCCGGCGAGGCCCTGCACATTCCTGCGAACGTGCCGCACAAAGCGGAAGCTTTGGAAGACACCCTCGACGTTGATGTCTTCAGCCCGCCGCGACAGGACTGGTTGGACAAGACGGACGATTACTTGAGATCGCCAGGACCGGGCTCATAG
- a CDS encoding outer membrane beta-barrel protein, protein MRKLLFSMIIMACAASFSFAQSDDYNKVDIYAGFSHARVDFGGDFEGFNGVEGAVTGNISRYIGLKGDYAFHYKNFDAPAPFEVNAKTHTLVGGVQFKDNSKDKKVKPFAHLMAGFTNARVSGFVSESETGFAGVIGGGVDIKISPRVDFRAIQLDYNPTRLGGETQHNFRVGIGLVFR, encoded by the coding sequence ATGCGTAAACTTTTATTCTCAATGATCATTATGGCCTGCGCGGCGTCGTTTTCTTTTGCGCAGAGCGATGATTACAACAAAGTAGACATCTACGCCGGGTTTTCACACGCGCGCGTGGATTTCGGTGGTGATTTCGAAGGCTTCAACGGTGTCGAAGGCGCCGTGACCGGCAACATCAGCCGCTACATCGGGCTGAAAGGTGACTATGCTTTTCACTACAAGAATTTCGACGCTCCGGCGCCGTTCGAGGTGAACGCCAAAACTCACACGCTGGTTGGTGGAGTTCAGTTCAAAGACAACTCGAAAGACAAGAAGGTAAAACCGTTCGCCCACTTGATGGCTGGATTCACTAATGCGCGCGTCAGCGGCTTCGTGAGCGAAAGCGAAACCGGTTTTGCCGGTGTCATCGGCGGCGGCGTGGACATTAAGATTAGTCCGCGTGTCGACTTCCGCGCGATTCAGTTGGATTACAATCCGACTCGGCTCGGCGGAGAAACTCAGCACAACTTCCGCGTCGGTATCGGCCTCGTTTTCAGATAA
- a CDS encoding UBP-type zinc finger domain-containing protein encodes MIGTMNSECTHIDQIQDVTPSGDGCEDCLKIGDTWFHLRLCKTCGHVGCCDSSKNKHAAKHFHQASHPIIKSFQPGEDWGWCYIDEVMLDEV; translated from the coding sequence ATGATTGGAACCATGAACAGCGAGTGCACTCATATTGATCAGATTCAAGATGTGACGCCCAGCGGCGATGGCTGTGAAGACTGCCTGAAGATCGGAGACACGTGGTTTCACCTGCGTCTGTGCAAGACGTGCGGCCACGTGGGCTGCTGTGACTCTTCAAAGAACAAGCACGCGGCGAAACACTTTCATCAGGCCAGTCATCCGATTATCAAATCGTTTCAACCGGGCGAAGACTGGGGCTGGTGTTATATCGATGAAGTAATGCTGGATGAAGTGTGA
- a CDS encoding ATP-binding protein has translation MDPTLNLFIADAKDIVDRLYADLQQLRSLRAQGRHRRELASRIFRHVHTLKGSAGSVGLKDVSQLAHEFEGVLDGVRLGRIVIDDPVLNLFEDTADAIAESIANSGRGDESASQALIARLHAVSASAAQQGTIAGSLRSALPEDVSRSLSEYDLQHTREAVREGAKLFIVDAGFPIDSFDTQFRELTKLLGMTGEVISTIPGAASTAEEINFRLLYAAELISDHTRSRATELGTFEFKEIPVASPDGVANTAATVNVLPTPAVSSATSVRVGLNDLDELTAAVTDLLRDTTNALSALPNTVAGDAASSTASNLRSRFVNLEERLIKLRLVPLSDLLNGVAARAGRVAARQLGRDIEFEIIGGNVGIDKSLADLVAEPLMHLVRNAVSHGIETPEERRAAGKSPNGSVRLQGFSEGSRIYIVVSDDGRGVDFAQVAEAATRQGIVSQPEDLTGDQALRLIFRPGFSTSPDASDLSGRGVGLEIVDRAMTQAGGEVRLTSEPGKGATFAMMIPATLALVPCVVVHGGKQFYCFDSSIVADRISLSDGQLSPDAQHVQWQGETVPLLRLSSLITGTNGEPPNSPRAILVCQPSEHRQGLAAHQTHIAVAVDAIAGQQETLVRSLGPYSSLWHGISGAAEMLDGNVALMIDLARLIEANEG, from the coding sequence ATGGATCCGACGCTGAACCTTTTCATTGCGGACGCCAAAGACATCGTCGATCGCCTGTATGCCGATCTGCAACAACTCCGCTCGTTGCGCGCCCAGGGCCGGCACCGGCGTGAACTTGCGTCGCGCATCTTTCGTCACGTGCACACCTTGAAGGGCTCGGCCGGGTCGGTTGGATTGAAAGACGTCAGTCAGCTCGCTCACGAATTTGAAGGCGTGCTCGACGGGGTGCGTTTGGGCCGCATCGTGATTGATGACCCGGTGCTCAACTTGTTCGAAGACACAGCCGATGCCATCGCCGAATCCATCGCCAACTCAGGGCGCGGCGACGAATCGGCTTCGCAAGCGCTGATCGCCCGGTTGCATGCAGTCTCCGCATCTGCAGCTCAGCAAGGCACGATTGCCGGAAGTTTACGTTCGGCTCTACCGGAGGACGTCTCGCGTTCCTTGAGCGAGTATGACTTGCAGCACACGCGCGAAGCAGTGCGCGAAGGAGCGAAACTGTTCATTGTCGACGCAGGTTTTCCGATTGATTCGTTCGACACGCAGTTTCGCGAATTGACGAAACTTCTGGGAATGACCGGCGAGGTCATTTCAACTATTCCCGGCGCCGCTTCCACGGCTGAAGAGATCAATTTTCGCCTGCTGTATGCGGCCGAGCTCATCTCAGACCACACTCGATCGCGCGCGACTGAACTCGGGACTTTCGAGTTCAAAGAGATTCCTGTTGCCTCGCCCGACGGCGTCGCCAACACTGCGGCCACAGTCAACGTGCTGCCCACGCCGGCAGTATCAAGCGCGACCTCTGTCCGGGTCGGGCTCAACGATCTGGATGAACTGACGGCGGCGGTGACCGATCTTTTGCGCGATACAACGAACGCGCTCTCCGCGTTGCCGAACACGGTCGCAGGAGACGCGGCCAGCTCAACCGCGTCTAATTTGCGCAGCCGATTCGTGAACCTGGAAGAGCGTCTGATTAAGTTGCGGCTCGTGCCTTTGTCGGATTTGCTGAACGGCGTGGCGGCACGCGCCGGACGTGTCGCCGCCCGACAACTGGGCCGGGACATCGAGTTCGAAATCATCGGCGGCAACGTCGGTATCGACAAGTCGCTGGCGGATTTGGTGGCTGAGCCGCTGATGCATCTGGTGCGCAACGCCGTCAGTCATGGCATCGAGACGCCCGAGGAACGACGCGCGGCCGGCAAGTCGCCGAACGGATCGGTCAGGCTCCAGGGGTTCAGCGAGGGCAGCCGGATTTATATCGTCGTCAGTGACGATGGACGCGGCGTCGATTTCGCCCAGGTCGCGGAAGCGGCAACCCGACAAGGCATTGTCAGCCAGCCTGAAGATCTCACGGGGGACCAGGCGCTGCGCCTGATTTTTCGTCCCGGGTTTTCAACTTCACCCGATGCTTCGGATCTCTCTGGCCGCGGGGTGGGATTGGAGATTGTCGATCGCGCGATGACGCAGGCGGGAGGCGAAGTGCGACTGACATCCGAGCCCGGCAAAGGCGCAACGTTCGCGATGATGATTCCGGCGACGCTCGCCCTCGTGCCGTGCGTGGTCGTCCACGGCGGCAAACAATTCTACTGTTTCGATTCAAGTATTGTTGCCGATCGTATCAGCTTGTCCGACGGTCAGCTTTCTCCCGATGCTCAGCACGTGCAGTGGCAAGGGGAAACTGTGCCCCTGTTACGACTGAGCAGTTTGATAACTGGTACAAATGGCGAGCCTCCGAATAGCCCGCGCGCGATTCTCGTGTGCCAGCCGAGCGAGCATCGGCAAGGGCTCGCGGCACATCAGACTCACATCGCCGTGGCGGTTGACGCGATCGCGGGGCAGCAGGAGACGTTGGTGCGAAGCCTCGGGCCAT